From a region of the Salvelinus alpinus chromosome 2, SLU_Salpinus.1, whole genome shotgun sequence genome:
- the LOC139541318 gene encoding uncharacterized protein: protein MEETPCIEETPCIEETPCIEETPCIEEISCIEETPCIEETPCIEETPCIEETPCIETSCIEETPCMEETPCIEETPCIEETPCIEETPCIEEISCIEETPCIEETSCIEETPCIEEPSCIEETSCIEETPCIEETSCIEETPCIEEPSCIEETPCIEETSCIEESSCIEETSCIEEPSCIEETSCIEETPCIEETSCIEETSCIEETPCIEEPSCIEETPCIEETSCIEESSCIEETPV, encoded by the coding sequence ATGGAGGAGACCCCCTGTATAGAGGAGACCCCCTGTATCGAGGAGACCCCCTGTATAGAGGAGACCCCCTGTATAGAGGAGATCTCCTGTATAGAGGAGACCCCCTGTATAGAGGAGACCCCCTGTATAGAGGAGACCCCGTGTATAGAGGAGACCCCCTGTATAGAGACCTCCTGTATCGAGGAGACCCCCTGTATGGAGGAGACCCCCTGTATAGAGGAGACCCCCTGTATCGAGGAGACCCCCTGTATAGAGGAGACCCCCTGTATAGAGGAGATCTCCTGTATAGAGGAGACCCCCTGTATAGAGGAGACCTCCTGTATAGAGGAGACCCCCTGTATAGAGGAGCCCTCCTGTATAGAGGAGACCTCCTGTATAGAGGAGACCCCCTGTATAGAGGAGACCTCCTGTATAGAGGAGACCCCCTGTATAGAGGAGCCCTCCTGTATAGAGGAGACCCCCTGTATAGAGGAGACCTCCTGTATAGAGGAGAGCTCCTGTATAGAGGAGACCTCCTGTATAGAGGAGCCCTCCTGTATAGAGGAGACCTCCTGTATAGAGGAGACCCCCTGTATAGAGGAGACCTCCTGTATAGAGGAGACCTCCTGTATAGAGGAGACCCCCTGTATAGAGGAGCCCTCCTGTATAGAGGAGACCCCCTGTATAGAGGAGACCTCCTGTATAGAGGAGAGCTCCTGTATAGAGGAGACCCCTGTATAG